From Verrucomicrobiota bacterium JB022, one genomic window encodes:
- a CDS encoding DUF2059 domain-containing protein, whose product MKRFTLCLLMALACVRPATAAEPSRVTPQELQLAEQLLETINADESMKQVMEQYSSVLKNGLLQSALGATSSQADSQAVANEFANWFEEAMAWENFAPKIQEAYAQAYTGDELKQLIAFYQSDIGQKLLERQPELTRRSMEIGKQYMEQLMPELQARLQTAQAQVQASQLKQVDEAQKTLEKAGVTGGLRGLLPKKDK is encoded by the coding sequence ATGAAACGTTTTACCCTATGCCTGCTGATGGCCTTGGCCTGTGTGCGCCCTGCCACCGCCGCCGAGCCCAGCCGTGTCACCCCGCAAGAGCTGCAACTCGCCGAGCAGCTGCTTGAGACCATCAACGCGGATGAGTCCATGAAGCAGGTGATGGAGCAATACAGCTCTGTGCTCAAGAACGGGCTCCTGCAGTCGGCCCTTGGTGCCACCAGCTCTCAGGCCGATTCGCAGGCCGTGGCCAACGAGTTTGCCAACTGGTTCGAAGAGGCCATGGCGTGGGAAAACTTCGCCCCGAAGATCCAGGAAGCTTACGCCCAGGCCTACACCGGCGACGAGCTGAAGCAGCTGATCGCCTTTTATCAGAGCGACATCGGCCAGAAGCTGCTCGAAAGGCAGCCAGAGCTGACTCGCCGCTCGATGGAGATCGGCAAGCAATACATGGAGCAACTGATGCCCGAGCTGCAGGCCCGCCTCCAGACGGCCCAGGCGCAGGTGCAGGCCAGCCAGCTCAAACAGGTCGACGAGGCGCAAAAGACGCTCGAAAAGGCAGGGGTCACGGGCGGCCTGCGTGGGCTCTTGCCCAAGAAGGACAAATAG
- a CDS encoding PEP-CTERM sorting domain-containing protein, translated as MKSFSCSCLLWCAAVVVQAVPVVRYTPVDRTAMAPVEQAGPLASASDFTRGWGLQRGYDPGFGSMGFNTSQTLAQAEEMGDYFEFSITIGAGYQLQLDELGLSYRRTSGSADHAALAFSRDGFAEESLVIDPFPLPAGTQALSFDLKHTGLPGFGIHEEPVTLSVRVYAWAESGGTRMGELVFQPPESGSGGAFYLEGSFRHVPEPATVSLALGLGAMVWVGLRRRRDR; from the coding sequence GTGAAGTCCTTTAGTTGCAGTTGCCTTCTTTGGTGCGCGGCGGTGGTCGTACAGGCCGTGCCGGTCGTACGCTATACCCCGGTAGATCGCACGGCGATGGCGCCGGTGGAGCAAGCGGGGCCGCTCGCTTCGGCCAGTGACTTCACGCGCGGTTGGGGCCTGCAGCGGGGCTACGATCCGGGCTTTGGGTCGATGGGCTTCAATACGAGCCAGACTTTGGCGCAGGCGGAGGAGATGGGCGACTACTTCGAGTTTTCGATCACAATCGGCGCCGGCTATCAGCTCCAGCTCGATGAGCTGGGGCTCAGCTACCGGCGCACGTCGGGCAGTGCCGATCATGCGGCCCTCGCCTTCAGTCGCGATGGTTTTGCGGAGGAAAGCCTGGTGATCGACCCATTCCCCCTGCCCGCCGGCACACAGGCGCTCAGCTTCGACCTGAAGCACACGGGGCTGCCGGGCTTCGGCATCCATGAGGAGCCGGTGACGCTCAGCGTGCGTGTTTACGCCTGGGCAGAGAGCGGGGGCACGCGCATGGGTGAGCTGGTCTTCCAACCGCCCGAGAGCGGATCGGGGGGTGCGTTTTACCTGGAGGGGTCTTTCCGACATGTGCCGGAGCCGGCGACAGTCTCGCTTGCCTTGGGGCTGGGGGCGATGGTATGGGTGGGCTTGCGTCGTCGACGCGATCGCTAA
- the tsaE gene encoding tRNA (adenosine(37)-N6)-threonylcarbamoyltransferase complex ATPase subunit type 1 TsaE, whose amino-acid sequence MSIFAELKDGIVTTSPEQTEALGARLLAELPEEAYLALRGDLGVGKTTFVRGLARALGIDKHITSPTFNIYTLYRGTRHLLHMDAYRLSGTRDAEDLTLEEFLHPPFVAVVEWPDNIRDWFPPETFWLDFSILEPGKHQVRLVG is encoded by the coding sequence ATGAGCATTTTCGCTGAGCTGAAAGACGGCATCGTCACCACCAGCCCGGAGCAGACCGAGGCCCTCGGTGCGCGCCTGTTGGCGGAGCTGCCCGAAGAGGCCTACCTCGCCCTGCGCGGCGATCTGGGCGTGGGCAAGACGACCTTTGTGCGCGGCCTCGCCCGGGCGCTGGGGATCGACAAGCACATCACCAGCCCCACCTTCAACATCTATACGCTCTACCGGGGCACGCGGCACCTGTTGCACATGGACGCCTATCGCCTCTCCGGCACCCGCGACGCCGAAGACCTTACGCTGGAGGAGTTCCTGCACCCGCCCTTCGTCGCCGTCGTCGAATGGCCCGACAACATCCGCGACTGGTTCCCCCCCGAGACCTTTTGGCTGGATTTCTCCATCCTCGAACCCGGCAAGCACCAGGTGCGGCTGGTGGGGTGA
- a CDS encoding thiamine-phosphate kinase produces MSTPYPLFSDHPAETIAAWGEVALLGHIKEWLGQATPDAPHGMGDDTAVLPESPGNLLTTDSLVFGRHFTTALPPELAAEKLLKRNLSDIAAMGGVPTVAVLAGFFPGNLRQDWLERFTRGLGQCALDWNTRIVGGDLAQVESGWSANLTLLGHAKRPLLRTGAQVGDWIFVTGELGGSIVSWHARFTPRLPEGQWLAEQAETVSMIDLTDGIAKDLPALMSKGQQALVNRRDLPLRLDVTEQAKASGKQPWQHALADGEDYELLFTWRGDAAALRERWPFTGTMVTCIGRIEAAPAPDAPLLLDPMDELPLLEAAGYEHFR; encoded by the coding sequence ATGAGCACCCCCTACCCGCTCTTTTCCGATCACCCAGCCGAGACGATTGCCGCCTGGGGCGAAGTCGCCCTGCTGGGGCACATCAAGGAGTGGCTGGGCCAGGCGACCCCCGACGCCCCTCACGGGATGGGCGACGATACGGCAGTGCTCCCCGAGAGCCCCGGCAACTTGCTGACGACCGATTCGCTCGTCTTTGGGCGCCACTTCACCACCGCGCTGCCGCCGGAGCTGGCCGCCGAAAAGCTGCTCAAGCGTAACCTGAGCGACATTGCCGCCATGGGCGGTGTGCCGACCGTGGCAGTGTTGGCAGGCTTCTTCCCCGGTAATCTCCGACAAGACTGGCTGGAGCGCTTTACTCGCGGCCTCGGCCAATGCGCGCTCGACTGGAATACCCGCATCGTCGGCGGCGACCTCGCCCAGGTCGAGAGCGGCTGGAGCGCCAACCTGACGCTGCTGGGGCACGCCAAACGCCCGCTATTGCGCACGGGGGCACAAGTCGGCGACTGGATCTTCGTCACCGGAGAACTAGGCGGCTCGATCGTCTCCTGGCACGCCCGCTTTACCCCGCGCCTGCCCGAAGGCCAATGGCTGGCCGAGCAGGCCGAGACCGTCAGCATGATCGACTTGACCGACGGCATCGCCAAAGACCTCCCGGCGCTCATGTCGAAGGGCCAGCAGGCGCTCGTCAACCGCCGCGACCTACCCCTGCGGCTCGACGTGACCGAGCAGGCCAAGGCGAGCGGCAAGCAGCCCTGGCAACACGCGCTGGCCGACGGCGAAGACTACGAGCTGCTCTTTACCTGGCGCGGCGACGCCGCAGCCCTACGCGAACGCTGGCCCTTTACCGGCACCATGGTGACGTGCATCGGCCGGATCGAGGCCGCGCCCGCGCCCGATGCGCCCCTGCTGCTCGACCCGATGGACGAGCTACCCCTGTTGGAGGCTGCTGGCTATGAGCATTTTCGCTGA
- a CDS encoding CPBP family intramembrane metalloprotease: MDELAGFALEDLIPLIAYLGLVLTIGLMVTFWGTMQLKADPDLLKPRLPAWRANPVEAGIFGCAIIGGYIGALSFVGSLEPSITALWPDTPNIMEILGTVTMEVFLTLIVIGLYRYFGQDGNRDRINPQPQPLPRNLMIGGLALLGVFPILFGINIVWGFLLQVLNELGLGFDIEAQPAVSLLQNMESPGLLALMLFAVVVMAPVSEELVFRAGVYRLCKNKLPVSASVIVSSLLFAAVHFHWQSMPGLFLVGACLALIYEYTGDVRANMAFHAAFNLNSVIMIFLVPPGSI; this comes from the coding sequence ATGGACGAGCTCGCCGGGTTTGCCCTCGAAGATCTGATCCCCCTGATCGCCTACCTCGGGCTGGTGCTCACCATCGGCCTCATGGTCACCTTCTGGGGCACCATGCAGCTCAAGGCCGACCCGGATCTGCTCAAGCCCCGCCTGCCAGCCTGGCGCGCGAACCCGGTGGAGGCTGGCATCTTTGGCTGTGCGATCATCGGCGGCTACATCGGCGCGTTGTCGTTCGTCGGCTCGCTGGAGCCCTCGATTACCGCCCTCTGGCCCGATACGCCCAACATCATGGAGATCCTGGGCACCGTCACGATGGAGGTGTTCCTGACCCTCATCGTGATCGGGCTCTACCGCTACTTCGGGCAAGACGGCAACCGCGACCGGATCAACCCACAGCCGCAACCGCTGCCGCGCAACCTCATGATCGGCGGCCTCGCGCTGCTGGGCGTGTTCCCCATCCTCTTCGGCATCAACATCGTGTGGGGCTTCCTTCTGCAAGTGCTCAACGAGCTGGGGCTCGGGTTCGACATCGAGGCGCAGCCCGCCGTCTCGCTGCTGCAAAACATGGAGTCGCCCGGCCTGCTGGCCCTGATGCTGTTTGCCGTGGTCGTGATGGCCCCCGTCTCGGAGGAACTCGTCTTCCGCGCGGGCGTCTACCGCCTGTGCAAAAACAAGCTGCCGGTCAGCGCGTCGGTCATCGTATCGAGCCTTTTGTTTGCCGCCGTGCACTTCCACTGGCAGAGTATGCCTGGGCTGTTCCTCGTCGGCGCCTGCCTCGCGCTGATCTACGAATACACGGGAGACGTGCGCGCCAACATGGCTTTCCACGCCGCGTTCAACCTCAACTCCGTCATCATGATCTTTCTGGTGCCGCCCGGCTCGATATGA
- a CDS encoding dihydroorotase: protein MSILWIQNGRVIDPANNRDAVGDIYAVDGKIVDHLTPDQQQQAQVINAAGLVVCPGLVDVHVHLREPGQTHKEDIRSGSRAAAAGGFTTIVCMPNTSPVADNSGTIERIRNSAKVNSIVHLYPTGTLTVGMNGEALAPIGSLKQAKVVAVTDDGKCVQNNELMRRAVEYSHMLGLVVMDHCQDATLTKGASMNEGEWSMRLGLTGWPAAAEDIIIARNIVLSETTGAHIHMQHVSTKGGVELIREAKKRGVRVSGEAMPHHAYFTDEACKDYNTNFKMNPPLRTAEDREAVIEGVIDGALEIIATDHAPHTDYEKDCEFDKAPFGVIGMETALATCLEVWLHSNRLDLPTLLQRLTEQPAKLLGLPAGTLSTGAVADICIFDPNERWTVDPMKFQSKSINCPWNGLTLRGRVKHTICAGRPIWDGERILEADA from the coding sequence ATGAGCATTCTTTGGATCCAGAACGGTCGCGTGATCGACCCCGCCAACAACCGCGACGCCGTGGGCGACATCTACGCCGTCGACGGCAAGATCGTCGACCACCTGACGCCCGACCAGCAGCAACAGGCCCAGGTGATCAACGCCGCCGGCCTCGTCGTCTGCCCCGGCCTCGTCGACGTGCACGTGCACTTGCGCGAGCCCGGCCAGACGCACAAGGAAGACATCCGCTCCGGCTCCCGCGCGGCTGCCGCCGGCGGCTTTACGACCATCGTGTGCATGCCCAACACCAGCCCGGTGGCGGACAACAGCGGCACGATCGAGCGCATCCGCAACTCGGCCAAGGTCAACAGCATCGTCCACCTCTACCCCACCGGCACCCTTACTGTCGGCATGAACGGCGAAGCCCTCGCCCCCATCGGCAGCCTCAAACAGGCCAAGGTGGTCGCGGTGACGGACGACGGCAAGTGCGTGCAGAACAACGAGCTGATGCGCCGCGCGGTGGAATATTCCCACATGCTCGGCCTCGTGGTGATGGACCATTGCCAGGACGCCACCTTGACGAAGGGTGCCTCGATGAACGAGGGCGAATGGTCGATGCGGCTGGGCCTGACCGGTTGGCCGGCGGCGGCGGAAGACATCATCATCGCCCGCAACATCGTGCTCTCCGAAACCACCGGCGCGCACATCCACATGCAGCACGTGAGCACCAAGGGCGGCGTCGAGCTGATCCGCGAGGCCAAGAAGCGGGGCGTGCGCGTGAGCGGCGAAGCCATGCCCCACCACGCCTACTTCACCGATGAGGCGTGCAAGGACTACAACACCAATTTCAAGATGAACCCGCCCCTGCGCACGGCCGAAGACCGCGAAGCCGTGATCGAGGGCGTGATCGACGGGGCACTCGAGATTATTGCGACCGACCACGCTCCGCACACCGATTACGAGAAAGACTGCGAGTTCGACAAGGCTCCGTTTGGCGTCATCGGCATGGAGACGGCCCTCGCAACCTGCCTCGAAGTGTGGCTGCACAGCAACCGCCTCGACCTGCCGACCCTCCTCCAGCGTCTGACCGAGCAGCCCGCCAAGCTCCTCGGCCTGCCCGCCGGCACCCTCAGCACCGGGGCAGTGGCCGACATCTGCATCTTCGACCCCAACGAACGCTGGACCGTCGACCCGATGAAGTTCCAGAGCAAGTCGATCAACTGCCCCTGGAACGGCCTGACGCTGCGCGGGCGCGTGAAGCACACCATCTGCGCCGGTCGCCCGATCTGGGACGGTGAGCGTATCCTCGAAGCCGACGCCTGA
- a CDS encoding aspartate carbamoyltransferase catalytic subunit, whose amino-acid sequence MSTPTTWRYKDLTSIERLTREEIETVHHYAAQFKKSLDRSQKKLPTLRGKTVINLFIEPSTRTRVAFEIAAKRLSADVTTIEEAASSLVKGESLRDTAEVIQALNADLIVIRHRSAGSADYLGKLLDIPVINAGDGAHEHPTQALLDTFTMKERLGSLEGRKVVILGDILFSRVARSNIWALKKLGAHVTLCGPATLVPEGFRSMGCEINYNLRAALADADVVMLLRIQHERQASTHFPSVGEYKALYSLNEERASWLKPNAIIMHPGPVNRGVEIDSALADSPQSVILEQVTNGIVTRMATLFLCLTKANELRNAQAAPQQ is encoded by the coding sequence ATGAGCACCCCCACGACCTGGCGGTACAAAGACCTCACGAGCATCGAGCGGCTCACCCGTGAGGAGATCGAAACCGTGCACCACTACGCCGCGCAATTCAAGAAGTCGCTCGACCGCAGCCAGAAGAAGCTGCCGACGCTGCGTGGCAAGACGGTGATCAACCTCTTCATCGAGCCCAGCACGCGCACCCGCGTGGCCTTCGAGATCGCCGCCAAGCGCCTCAGCGCCGACGTGACGACGATCGAGGAAGCGGCCAGCAGCCTCGTGAAGGGCGAGAGCCTGCGCGACACGGCGGAGGTGATCCAGGCGCTCAATGCCGACCTCATCGTGATCCGCCACCGCTCCGCCGGCTCGGCCGATTACCTCGGCAAGCTGCTCGACATCCCCGTGATCAACGCGGGCGACGGCGCGCACGAGCACCCGACGCAGGCCCTGCTCGACACCTTCACGATGAAGGAGCGCCTCGGCAGCCTCGAAGGCCGCAAGGTCGTCATCCTGGGCGATATCCTCTTTTCCCGCGTCGCGCGGTCCAACATCTGGGCGCTGAAGAAGCTGGGCGCGCACGTCACGCTCTGCGGCCCGGCTACGCTTGTGCCCGAGGGCTTTCGCAGCATGGGTTGCGAGATCAATTACAACCTGCGCGCCGCCCTCGCCGACGCCGACGTCGTCATGCTCCTGCGCATCCAGCACGAGCGGCAGGCCAGCACACACTTCCCGAGCGTGGGCGAATACAAGGCGCTCTACAGCCTCAACGAAGAGCGCGCGTCGTGGCTCAAGCCCAACGCGATCATCATGCACCCGGGCCCCGTCAACCGCGGCGTGGAGATCGACTCCGCCCTGGCCGACAGCCCGCAATCCGTCATCCTCGAACAGGTCACCAACGGCATCGTGACCCGCATGGCCACGCTCTTCCTGTGCCTGACAAAGGCCAACGAGCTGCGCAACGCCCAGGCCGCACCCCAACAGTAA
- the pyrR gene encoding bifunctional pyr operon transcriptional regulator/uracil phosphoribosyltransferase PyrR, with protein MHFPQVDSETLDAALDKLSSELKSFLQPKAHVALVGIANGGIPLARLLAERMGGNIPVGVVNSSFHRDDVTLKLLPTNFALTDLDFEIDGATIVLVDDVFATGRTVRAALNELFDYGRPEEVRMATLVDIGQKKLPLQPDFVGLYLELEPGQKVKVCLSADDASAHTIELEASSKSFA; from the coding sequence ATGCACTTTCCCCAGGTTGACAGCGAGACCCTCGACGCCGCTTTGGACAAATTGTCGAGCGAGTTGAAATCCTTCCTCCAGCCCAAGGCGCACGTCGCACTGGTCGGGATTGCCAATGGTGGCATCCCACTTGCGCGACTGTTGGCCGAGCGGATGGGCGGCAACATTCCCGTGGGCGTGGTCAATTCCAGCTTTCACCGCGACGACGTCACGCTGAAGCTGCTACCGACCAATTTTGCCCTGACCGACCTCGATTTCGAGATCGACGGTGCCACCATCGTACTGGTCGACGACGTGTTCGCGACCGGGCGCACGGTGCGCGCGGCGCTCAACGAGCTGTTCGACTACGGGCGCCCCGAAGAAGTCCGCATGGCGACGCTGGTCGACATCGGCCAGAAAAAGCTGCCCCTGCAGCCCGACTTCGTCGGCCTCTATTTGGAACTTGAACCCGGCCAGAAGGTGAAAGTCTGCCTGAGCGCAGACGATGCCTCGGCCCACACCATCGAGCTGGAAGCCAGCAGCAAATCTTTCGCATGA
- a CDS encoding PIN domain-containing protein has product MISVDTNILIHAANPASALHAKALEFMQGQVESPLALCELVLVELYMALRNPVIFPKPYPACRAAEYCLRLKSNPAWTCIDYAPAVAQALWNWATDTERGYRTIVDARIALTLRHHGIREFATMNLKDFQGFGFQRVWNPLA; this is encoded by the coding sequence GTGATCTCGGTTGATACCAATATCTTGATCCACGCAGCCAATCCTGCTTCCGCCCTTCATGCGAAAGCGCTGGAGTTCATGCAGGGGCAGGTTGAATCGCCTTTGGCGCTCTGTGAACTCGTCCTGGTTGAGCTTTACATGGCGCTGCGAAACCCAGTCATTTTTCCAAAACCGTACCCCGCCTGCCGAGCGGCAGAGTATTGCCTACGTCTCAAAAGCAATCCTGCCTGGACCTGCATCGACTACGCACCCGCCGTAGCACAAGCTTTGTGGAATTGGGCGACCGACACTGAGCGGGGCTATCGAACCATTGTCGATGCACGCATCGCCCTCACTTTGAGACACCATGGGATTCGTGAATTCGCGACGATGAACCTCAAGGATTTCCAGGGCTTCGGCTTTCAACGGGTCTGGAATCCGCTGGCCTGA